The DNA region CACGCGCGAGACTCCCTTGAACATCATGGGCGATGTGAGCCGATAACGATACCGATGTGCATGAACATTCCGTACAACGAAACGATCATGCCGAACCTGATGAGCCACCAGAAACAGGAGGACGCCGGACTCGAGGTACATCAATTCCTCCCACTGGTCAAGGTAAAGTGCAGCCCAGACTTGCAGTTCTTTTTGTGCTCGATGTACGTTCCGGTCTGCACGATATTGGAGAAGGCGATACGGCCCTGCCGGTCGCTCTGTGAGAGTGCAAAAGCTGGCTGTGAGTTGCTCATGAATCGCTTTGGCTTCCTCTGGCCGGACAACTTGGAGTGTTCAAAGTTCCCGGTTTATGGTCACGACGAAATCTGTGTTGGCGACAACAATACCGCGTCCACCGAGCCTTCCAGAACACTCGAACCCCAATCCCAAGGTCCGCGAGCAGAGTATCAACCCGTCTGGAATAACCGGCCATCTGATGGCAGTGACTTCTTCGGCGCTCGTGACTATGGCTTTGTCTGCTCCATGCACTTCCAGGTCCCTCATGACCTTGGGTACAGTCTTAAGGTCGGGGATGACACAGAACCCAACTGTGGCGCACCCTGCGAAGACATGTTCTTCACTCCGAAGGAGCGACGTTTCTCTAGAATTTGGGTCGGCACCTGGGCCTTCGTCTGCGCAGCATCCTGCTTTTTCACTGCTCTGACTTTCCTCATTGACACGGACCGCTTTAGATATCCTGAAAGGCCGATcatctttctctctgtttGCTACTTGATGGTCGCCCTCGTATACGTCGTCGGGTGGGCTGCCGGCAACTCTATTTCTTGCCGTGAACCCTTTGCTCCACCTCTGAATGTCAGGGTCGAAACAGTCTCCACCATCACGCAGGGGACCAAGCACGAATTGTGCACCGTGCTCTTCATGGTCTTGTACTTCTTCAGCATGGCCTCCAGCATCTGGTGGGTCATTCTCACTCTCACTTGGTTCCTTGCTGCTGGACTCAAGTGGGGGCATGAAGCTATCGAGGCTCATTCGCAGTACTTTCATTTGGCTGCTTGGGCTGTTCCTGCCGTTAAAACTATCACCATTCTTGCTATGGGAAAAGTCGAGGGTAAGTATCAATGAGCCTTGGAAGTTACGAAGCTGTTATTAGTAGTCAAAGTTAGCAAGCCAGTACATTAACTTGTTATAAATgagataatttaataatattgaaatctgagattttctgaaattattaGATTTACATGAGAAGctacaaaattttgatcagCGAGCCTGACTGCCTTATTTTAATAAGAACAGAAAGTTTGCAGGCAGTTAACCTGCTGGTTTCAGTTTTAGTCggatattttttgttattccgTATGCtcctatcaaaaaaaagaatactttttaaaattaGTTCTGATTAGTTTCTCTGAAATGCAtttcaagaaatattttcaataaaataactacgaaaaattttaacaaattttcaagccATATCTGAGTTTTTTCCATAAATCTACAAAAGTTAATTTTCGTCAGACTCACTTTTTCAGCCATCTACTCGTATATATCTCCTAATTAAGTCACGGATCACGTTTTACAGAATTCGGCCAAgtcatttttttgaaattccaaaCCCTTGGACAAATAATACGTTTCAACTAAATTCATTTGgtagtttcatttttatatttatagtgAATCTTTTCACAAAATGGCGTAAAatgttatttcaaattatcctCAAATCCAAAAAGAGAAGTCTAATTCACCGTATCTAAGCCTGTATCAATGAGGgatacaaatttgaattttggccAATTAAAATGCTAAAGTCATGcttcaataattaaatatttgttATACTTTTCAGGGGATATCTTGTCCGGCGTCTGTTACGTGGGATTATGGAACGTCAAGGCACTGAGAGGCTTTGTGTTGGCGCCGTTGTGCGTCTACCTGGTACTGGGAACGGTGTTTCTCCTTGCAGGATTTGTATCCCTGTTCCGCATTCGCACAGTAATGAAACACGACGGAACTAAGACAgacaaacttgaaaaattgatgattcgCATTGGTATATTTTCTGTGCTTTACACAGTGCCTGCCTTGATAGTTATTGCTTGTTTATTCTACGAGCAAGCCTATTTTGACCATTGGATGCTCAATTGGTGGTCAGAGAAATGCACTAAGTACTTAATTCCTTGTCCCGTTGGCGAGCGAACACGCGATCTTGGTCGTCGTCCGGAATTTGAAGTCTTCATGATTAAGTATCTGATGGCAATGATTGTCGGGATAACCAGCAGCTTTTGGGTTTGGTCAAGCAAGACGCTGACTAGTTGGAGGCAATTTTTCAACCGCATTCAGGGGCGGCGAACTGAAGCTTATGTCTGAAGATTCGCTTCCTTCTTTTAACGACTCTTGATAATAACTTTGCGTCAAAATCAAACcagtttcatattttcttctctttttgattcactttcattttcactatCATTCGAACATTGCTCTTTGAACAAGATTGTTCTATTCATTCCTAGTAATTTCTATGCAACAATCATGTCAAGTTTTATACAAATATCGAGCATTTCtcaccagttttttttttttttttttcatatcgatAACAAGTTGGTGAGGTTTACTTCTTTAATATAGTGTGTAGAACGGTAGCAAATTGTACGCATTTCATGATAATGTTCGACAAAACAAACCTTTTGAACCAAACATTGTTTAAACTCGCTCTCTGCCGTGCCACTTTTTTTACAAGGGTGACTTTTATATGTGACGTAATTAGCAACTGTTATCTAATCAAGTCTGATTAATTTCTTTGAACCAAATTTTGTTCAATCTTGCTCTCTGCCGTGCCACTTTTTTGTTAAAGCAAGGGTAACTTTTATATGTGACATAATGAGCAGCTATTACCCAATCAAGTCTgactaattttcttttttttttatcactagGTTTAACAcaatgttattttattattgcacGTTATTTAAATTCACCATCGTAATTCCgcgaaagttttattttcaaggatTTGCCCATAAGGTTTTATACTCGGGCATATTTTATAAGTGTTAGCATTTTTATACTTGTAACTTGTATCCATCATTGCCAGACTTGAAAAGATGATGGAGTAGAGCTCGCAAGAAGCTAGTTTGTGCGCAGATCTGACTTTTCCTGACTGCTGACATGAAAAtagaaacataaaaattccttagaataaattatatgaataatgtttccaaataacatttttcagtACTTGGAGATGTTTTGTCGAAAAGACATTACCGAAAAACGTGAATCATCTTTATAGACAAGttgaaagtgataaaaatcattttaacaAACACATTTATTGTCTGTCTTAGATGTAAACTCACTAGAATTAATTGTATATTTAGTATCGTGGCAACAGATTCCATTTTAACTATGACAATTAGTAATGAAATGCCGGAATCTCAATATTTATTGATAGAATGATGTGCACAAGTCAAAACTATGACCTGCTACAGAATACCATAATCTATTTCAATTATCTCGTTACATGATGATATTTGGATCCTGGATGTAGCTCAAACCCAAATTTGAGAGCAAGGAGGATCAAGCGAGTATCTAAATACCATGGATGCTTGATGAATTGGAAAAACGattcattgagaaaaaaaaagcattcaATCGAACTCTACGATCAATGGATTAACCGCATAGCCCCAATACATACAAAAGTATAACTCTCGGTGTCGAATACTTCGtgatttttgaacttttttgaGCTGAGAGT from Diprion similis isolate iyDipSimi1 chromosome 3, iyDipSimi1.1, whole genome shotgun sequence includes:
- the LOC124404987 gene encoding frizzled-2, whose product is MLSLLFAYLIVADVVNVSLGLHARDSLEHHGRCEPITIPMCMNIPYNETIMPNLMSHQKQEDAGLEVHQFLPLVKVKCSPDLQFFLCSMYVPVCTILEKAIRPCRSLCESAKAGCELLMNRFGFLWPDNLECSKFPVYGHDEICVGDNNTASTEPSRTLEPQSQGPRAEYQPVWNNRPSDGSDFFGARDYGFVCSMHFQVPHDLGYSLKVGDDTEPNCGAPCEDMFFTPKERRFSRIWVGTWAFVCAASCFFTALTFLIDTDRFRYPERPIIFLSVCYLMVALVYVVGWAAGNSISCREPFAPPLNVRVETVSTITQGTKHELCTVLFMVLYFFSMASSIWWVILTLTWFLAAGLKWGHEAIEAHSQYFHLAAWAVPAVKTITILAMGKVEGDILSGVCYVGLWNVKALRGFVLAPLCVYLVLGTVFLLAGFVSLFRIRTVMKHDGTKTDKLEKLMIRIGIFSVLYTVPALIVIACLFYEQAYFDHWMLNWWSEKCTKYLIPCPVGERTRDLGRRPEFEVFMIKYLMAMIVGITSSFWVWSSKTLTSWRQFFNRIQGRRTEAYV